The following proteins come from a genomic window of Corallococcus sp. NCRR:
- a CDS encoding ATPase, with protein sequence MADFPRRPPAGPGPSPLDAEQDENRSITPLETPAAPANPVLSAPPRPRVPAPAGVPLGGEQRPEPTRSRPAPAAPLPSVIFDPMPRPRMPPAQSAGVAPPGAPPPFSEEMLDVQTERRTAPPGPPPSPQEPDRRAAPGMERRGPPPEADRRGAAPGASDRRGSASAPPQGYVGPERRGFRRGEASDAPATNRFWPAQPKTLHEAGLNTTFVEELVLKAIFFAGEMRGMDVATRLQLPTALVDEVIEGLRRQKYIDIRGGGASGVGRSTMIYQLTTFVTDVLRQILDRNRYNGPAPVPFNEWVAAVKLQTVRGNRITRQRMQDKFGDLIIRDYIFDGIGPAMNSGRAIFFYGPPGNGKTAICQGMVNCYEGDIFVPHAVLIDDFVVKMFDANIHRAVEDEPGAPSYDRRWVRCRRPLVVVGGELTLEMLDLVYTPEVKYYEAPFQMKASNGMLLIDDFGRQKVSPKDLLNRWIVPLESDVDMLTLHTGKKVQVPFDVFAAFSTNLDPSALVDDAFLRRVRYKLEVQRPDEEQFHEIFQVMCRKRGVPYDARAVDYLIDEHYRPLNRPFAACQPRDLLDQVIDMAHYQGAAPRLEPALLDSAVRSYFVRFDKPQTSSPTSASAG encoded by the coding sequence ATGGCTGACTTTCCCCGCAGGCCCCCCGCTGGCCCAGGTCCGTCTCCCCTCGACGCCGAGCAGGACGAGAATCGCAGCATCACCCCGCTGGAGACGCCCGCCGCGCCGGCGAACCCCGTCCTGTCCGCGCCGCCCCGTCCGCGCGTGCCCGCCCCGGCCGGCGTGCCCCTGGGCGGAGAGCAGCGTCCGGAGCCCACCCGCTCCAGGCCCGCGCCGGCCGCGCCGCTGCCCTCCGTCATCTTCGATCCGATGCCGCGCCCCCGCATGCCGCCCGCGCAGTCCGCGGGTGTGGCCCCGCCGGGAGCGCCGCCGCCCTTCTCCGAGGAGATGCTCGACGTGCAGACCGAGCGGCGCACCGCGCCTCCCGGTCCGCCACCGTCCCCGCAGGAGCCTGACCGTCGCGCGGCCCCCGGCATGGAGCGCCGGGGGCCTCCCCCGGAGGCGGACCGCCGTGGCGCGGCTCCCGGAGCCTCCGACCGTCGCGGTTCGGCGTCGGCGCCGCCGCAGGGCTACGTGGGCCCGGAGCGGCGCGGCTTCCGGCGGGGGGAAGCGTCGGACGCCCCGGCGACGAACCGCTTCTGGCCCGCACAGCCGAAGACGCTCCATGAGGCCGGCCTCAACACCACGTTCGTGGAGGAGCTGGTCCTCAAGGCCATCTTCTTCGCGGGCGAGATGCGCGGCATGGACGTGGCCACGCGCCTGCAACTGCCCACCGCGCTGGTGGACGAGGTCATCGAGGGTCTGCGCCGCCAGAAGTACATCGACATCCGCGGCGGTGGCGCGTCCGGCGTGGGCCGCTCCACGATGATCTACCAGCTCACGACCTTCGTGACGGACGTGCTGCGGCAGATCCTGGACCGCAACCGCTACAACGGCCCGGCGCCCGTGCCGTTCAACGAATGGGTCGCGGCCGTGAAGCTGCAGACCGTGCGCGGCAACCGCATCACCCGCCAGCGCATGCAGGACAAGTTCGGCGACCTGATCATCCGCGACTACATCTTCGACGGCATCGGCCCGGCGATGAACTCCGGGCGCGCCATCTTCTTCTACGGCCCCCCGGGCAACGGCAAGACGGCCATCTGTCAGGGCATGGTCAACTGCTACGAGGGGGACATCTTCGTCCCGCACGCGGTGCTCATCGACGACTTCGTGGTGAAGATGTTCGACGCGAACATCCACCGCGCGGTGGAGGACGAGCCCGGCGCGCCCTCGTACGACCGCCGCTGGGTGCGCTGCCGCCGGCCGCTGGTGGTGGTGGGCGGTGAACTCACGCTGGAGATGCTCGACCTCGTCTACACCCCGGAGGTGAAGTACTACGAGGCGCCGTTCCAGATGAAGGCGTCCAACGGGATGCTCCTCATCGACGACTTCGGCCGCCAGAAGGTGTCCCCGAAGGACCTGCTCAACCGGTGGATCGTCCCGCTGGAGAGCGACGTGGACATGCTCACGCTCCACACCGGCAAGAAGGTCCAGGTGCCCTTCGACGTGTTCGCCGCGTTCTCCACCAACCTGGATCCCAGCGCCCTCGTGGATGACGCCTTCCTGCGCCGCGTCCGCTACAAGCTGGAGGTGCAGCGCCCGGACGAGGAGCAGTTCCACGAGATCTTCCAGGTGATGTGCAGGAAGCGCGGCGTGCCCTACGACGCGCGCGCCGTGGACTACCTCATCGACGAGCACTACCGCCCGCTGAACCGGCCCTTCGCCGCGTGCCAGCCTCGCGACCTGTTGGATCAGGTCATCGACATGGCGCACTACCAGGGGGCGGCCCCGCGCCTGGAACCCGCGCTGCTCGACTCCGCCGTGCGCAGCTACTTCGTGCGCTTCGACAAGCCCCAGACGTCCTCGCCCACCTCTGCGTCCGCGGGCTGA
- a CDS encoding acyl-CoA dehydrogenase family protein, which produces MSFFQAPPGLGNQYDDDTFFQSYLARTLPEDMFRSLQGDFRELGELGGKYFYEFQQRDRLNEPVLTQWSPWGQRIDHIEVSPLWKEAEALTAKKGLVAVAYEQKNGALSRVHQFALNYLVQPSLDVYSCPLAMTDGAARSLLSLGNQALIDHALPHLTSRDPATFWTSGQWMTERTGGSDVGLTLTEARQSPEGWRLYGTKWFTSATTAQMALTLARPTGNGPGGKGLALFFVETRDAQGRLNGIQINRLKDKLGTRKVPTAELTLDGTLATPVAGLTDGIRNMAMMLNVTRTWNAMGATWSMRRAMALAHDYAKRRVQFGAPLSEKPLHMDTLAGLEAEFQAGFLLAFRGVELLGKLETRTATEQELLLQRLVTPLAKLTTGRQVVHITSEVTESFGGAGYVEDTGLPRIQADAQVLSIWEGTTNVLSLDSLRALAKEGTLEAFFHEVEGRLSKVTDAGLRPCVKTAHDALEHARAWVSGAMANPTTMEAGARRFSLTLGRTLELALLSEHAQWCLEHGHGPRSRAAARRFRQNGVDLIQDEIDLDDSRLLG; this is translated from the coding sequence ATGAGCTTCTTCCAGGCGCCCCCCGGTCTTGGCAACCAGTACGACGACGACACGTTCTTCCAGAGCTACCTTGCCCGCACCCTTCCGGAGGACATGTTCCGCTCGCTCCAGGGTGACTTCCGCGAGCTGGGGGAGCTGGGAGGCAAGTACTTCTACGAGTTCCAGCAGCGCGACCGGCTGAACGAGCCCGTGCTCACGCAGTGGAGCCCGTGGGGTCAGCGCATCGATCACATCGAGGTGTCCCCGCTGTGGAAGGAGGCGGAGGCGCTGACGGCGAAGAAGGGCCTGGTCGCGGTGGCCTATGAGCAGAAGAACGGCGCGCTCAGCCGCGTGCACCAGTTCGCGCTGAACTACCTGGTGCAGCCTTCGCTGGACGTCTACTCGTGTCCGCTGGCGATGACGGACGGCGCGGCGCGGTCGCTCCTGTCGCTGGGCAACCAGGCGCTCATCGACCACGCCCTGCCCCACCTGACGTCGCGCGATCCGGCGACGTTCTGGACGTCGGGCCAGTGGATGACGGAGCGCACGGGCGGCTCGGACGTGGGGCTGACGCTGACGGAGGCGCGGCAGTCCCCCGAGGGCTGGCGGCTGTACGGCACGAAGTGGTTCACGTCCGCGACGACGGCGCAGATGGCGCTGACGCTGGCGCGCCCCACGGGCAACGGCCCTGGCGGCAAGGGGCTGGCGCTCTTCTTCGTGGAGACGCGGGACGCGCAGGGCCGGCTCAATGGCATCCAGATCAACCGGCTGAAGGACAAGCTGGGCACGCGCAAGGTGCCCACGGCGGAGCTGACGCTGGACGGGACGCTGGCCACGCCGGTGGCGGGGCTGACGGACGGCATCCGCAACATGGCGATGATGCTGAACGTGACGCGCACCTGGAACGCGATGGGCGCCACGTGGAGCATGCGCCGCGCGATGGCGCTGGCGCACGACTACGCGAAGCGCCGGGTGCAGTTCGGCGCGCCGCTGTCGGAGAAGCCGTTGCACATGGACACACTGGCGGGGCTGGAGGCGGAGTTCCAGGCGGGCTTCCTGCTGGCGTTCCGCGGGGTGGAGCTGTTGGGCAAGCTGGAGACGCGCACGGCGACGGAGCAGGAGCTCTTGTTGCAGCGGCTGGTGACGCCGCTGGCGAAGCTGACCACGGGCCGGCAGGTGGTGCACATCACGTCGGAGGTGACGGAGTCCTTCGGCGGCGCGGGCTACGTGGAGGACACGGGCCTGCCGCGCATCCAGGCGGACGCGCAGGTGCTGTCCATCTGGGAGGGCACGACGAACGTGCTGTCGTTGGATTCGCTGCGCGCGCTGGCGAAGGAAGGCACGCTGGAGGCGTTCTTCCACGAGGTGGAGGGCCGCCTGTCGAAGGTGACGGACGCGGGCCTGCGGCCGTGCGTGAAGACGGCGCACGACGCGCTGGAGCACGCGCGGGCCTGGGTGTCCGGCGCGATGGCGAACCCCACCACGATGGAGGCCGGGGCGCGGCGCTTCTCCCTGACGCTGGGCCGCACGCTGGAACTGGCGCTGCTCAGCGAGCACGCGCAGTGGTGCCTGGAGCATGGGCACGGCCCGCGCAGCCGGGCGGCGGCGCGGCGCTTCCGGCAGAACGGCGTGGACCTCATCCAGGATGAAATCGACCTGGATGATTCGCGGCTCTTGGGGTGA
- a CDS encoding phytanoyl-CoA dioxygenase family protein, which yields MSVLSPEQCQRFATDGYLVLPSFVEGGACERMRAVILEQLASGDGPVEYEADVAYPGSPASIDAEGGRTVRRLLKAHGRSPLFAAWFDDARMLEALGQLLDGPVVQARAHHNCVMTKQPRFSSDTGWHQDVRYWAFTRPELISTWLALGAETPENGGLKVLAGTHRMQFAPERYDAKLFLRPELPENAALIEGARYVRLSPGDVLLFHARLFHAASRNHTADTKYSVVATYRRTDNPAIPGSRSELAG from the coding sequence ATGTCCGTCCTGAGCCCCGAGCAGTGCCAGCGCTTCGCCACCGATGGGTATCTCGTCCTGCCGTCCTTCGTGGAGGGCGGGGCGTGCGAGCGGATGCGGGCCGTCATCCTGGAGCAGCTCGCCTCCGGTGACGGTCCGGTGGAGTACGAAGCCGACGTGGCCTATCCAGGCTCACCGGCGAGCATCGACGCCGAGGGCGGGCGGACGGTGCGGCGGTTGCTGAAGGCGCATGGACGCTCTCCCCTGTTCGCGGCGTGGTTCGACGACGCGCGGATGCTGGAGGCGCTGGGGCAGTTGCTGGACGGGCCGGTGGTGCAGGCGCGGGCGCACCACAACTGCGTGATGACGAAGCAGCCGCGCTTCTCCTCGGACACGGGATGGCACCAGGACGTGAGGTACTGGGCCTTCACGCGGCCGGAGCTCATCTCCACGTGGTTGGCATTGGGAGCGGAGACGCCGGAGAACGGCGGTCTCAAGGTATTGGCTGGCACGCACCGGATGCAGTTCGCGCCGGAGCGCTACGACGCGAAGCTGTTCCTGCGGCCGGAGCTGCCGGAGAACGCGGCGCTCATCGAAGGTGCGCGTTACGTGCGGCTGTCCCCGGGGGACGTGCTGCTCTTCCACGCGCGGCTGTTCCACGCGGCGAGCAGGAACCACACGGCGGACACGAAGTACTCCGTGGTGGCCACGTACCGGCGGACGGACAACCCTGCCATTCCGGGTTCGCGCTCGGAGCTTGCGGGCTGA